The sequence ATAAGGATATGGCAAAAACAAAGGTTCTATTTATCTGTATTGAAAACGCAAACCGAAGCCAGATGGCCGAAGGGTTTGCACATGCTTTTGGAGGGGATATGATTGAGCCCTACAGCGCCGGTTCAAAGCCTAGGGGTGAAATCAATCCCAAAGCAATCGAATTCATGCGCGAGCTAGACATCGATATCTCAACCCAAAGTTCCACCGGTTTTGATGACTTGCCTACGCATGAATTCGATTATGTAGTGACGATGGGCTGCGGCGATGTCTGCCCTTATGTTCCTGCCAAACAACACCTCGACTGGGACCTATCTGATCCAAAATCCCTCCCCCCAGACGAATTCCGAGCTGTTCGAGATGAGATAGGAAGAAGGGTAAAGGTACTTATAGAGGGAATGTAGGCGAAAGACAATCTCATTTTATGCTATTGCTTGCCAAAACCCATTTCGATATGGCCTTGAGGGCTATCTAGGGAAGTGGAGTTGGGATTGGGGAAAGCTAAAAGAATCCGCCTCCCTGAGTAGCGGATCTGTGTCGCATATCGAAGGGCTTCTGAATCTCCCTTCCCATCTCTCACCCGCTCTGCGCTAGGGGAGGGTTTTGGAATCCGAACTATGCACTAGTCATCCCATGTGCCATACTCCTTGGATATGAACATTAAACGGGTTGTTTTGATTGTTATGGATGGGTGTGGAGCTGGGGCGGCGCCGGATGCAGCGATGTTTGGGGATAGGGGTGAAGACCTTGGCAATACACTTGTCAATACTGCCGTTGCCGTTGGGGGGCTGAATATTCCGACCCTTCGCAAGTTAGG is a genomic window of bacterium containing:
- a CDS encoding arsenate reductase ArsC codes for the protein MAKTKVLFICIENANRSQMAEGFAHAFGGDMIEPYSAGSKPRGEINPKAIEFMRELDIDISTQSSTGFDDLPTHEFDYVVTMGCGDVCPYVPAKQHLDWDLSDPKSLPPDEFRAVRDEIGRRVKVLIEGM